The Polyangium mundeleinium genome contains the following window.
GGGGCGGAATCGCGCACGACGACGGGAAGCGCGGTCTACGATTGGACGACGGTCGGCGACTTCATCAATCCCGCGCAACACGACATCGCGCTGTTGTTCCTGAGCAAGCCCATCTGGCTTCGCTCGTACCCGACGATCGAGCCAACGGCGGTTCCCGCGAACACGCCGGTGACGAACGTGGGCCGCATGCACAATGGCGTGACTTGGACGCTTTGGGGGGCGGATGTGTACGATCTCAATTACGGGACCATGATCGGTGCAGCGCCACCCTATTCCGGCACCTTCGCGTTCGACGACTGGGCCAGCAATGTGCTCGAGCCAGGCGACTCCGGCGGTCCGGTCTTCATCAAGGACACGGACCCGCACCGAATCGTCGCCGTCAACTCCGGCTCGGGGACGCTGGGCAGCGGAAAGCAAATCGAGCTCCTCGCGCGGGTCGATCTGCTCCACGGGTGGATCATGCAGCAGATCGTCGCCCACCCCGCGCCCGCTCCGACGAACGCAGATCTCCTGCGTGTTCAACTGGGCGGAGGTCGCGTATCCGAACCTCTTCTCGCCGCCGGCGCCGGGCGTCCTGCTGAACTCGCCACCGTACACGTATCGCCCTTATCCGGGGACCAACAGCTATCTGGGCGCCGCGTGGGCGAGCGCGAGCGCCCCCCACCAGGGCGTCACGTCGCCCAGCAGCACCTATCCGGTGAAGCACGTCTTCTTCATGGGTCCGTCGGGCGCCGCGGAGGACCAGGGGACCGTCGGTTACTGGATGAAGCAGGCGAACTGCCTCTGACCACGAGCCCTGGTCACCCCCCACTCCAGGGACGCGCGTTCCACGCGCGCAGCGCAGCCGCTGGCGGGAACGTCCAGTTCGAAAGCCTTGACGCCGAGCGCGCAGAGGGACGTTATCAGGCCGAGCCTTCGCACGACCTCACGCCGGAGCGCCTGTACGAGCGCGCCTTCGCCGAGAATCTGCTTCATCGCGTGCTCGACCAGGTCCGCGAGAAATACGCCGCCGCTGGGAAGAGCGCGCTGTTCGATGAACTCAAAGGAACGCTGACCGCGAGCGCGTCTCGGGATCGCTACGAGGAGGTCGCTGCCCGCCTCGGCAGAAGCGAGGGGGACGTGCGCAAGGCGGCCTTCGACCTGCGCGGGGTGTACAAGAA
Protein-coding sequences here:
- a CDS encoding trypsin-like serine protease; translation: MVVLTAGHCIMGPTTFTVKVGAESRTTTGSAVYDWTTVGDFINPAQHDIALLFLSKPIWLRSYPTIEPTAVPANTPVTNVGRMHNGVTWTLWGADVYDLNYGTMIGAAPPYSGTFAFDDWASNVLEPGDSGGPVFIKDTDPHRIVAVNSGSGTLGSGKQIELLARVDLLHGWIMQQIVAHPAPAPTNADLLRVQLGGGRVSEPLLAAGAGRPAELATVHVSPLSGDQQLSGRRVGERERPPPGRHVAQQHLSGEARLLHGSVGRRGGPGDRRLLDEAGELPLTTSPGHPPLQGRAFHARSAAAGGNVQFESLDAERAEGRYQAEPSHDLTPERLYERAFAENLLHRVLDQVREKYAAAGKSALFDELKGTLTASASRDRYEEVAARLGRSEGDVRKAAFDLRGVYKKMLLAEVESLVDVPPDAADAKRVVDDEIGYLLLALAG